A stretch of Aerococcus christensenii DNA encodes these proteins:
- the yihA gene encoding ribosome biogenesis GTP-binding protein YihA/YsxC, giving the protein MLQAQNIEFLLSAARKDQYPDPIFKEIALAGRSNVGKSSFINTMTHHKKMARTSSKPGKTQQLNYYVWDKQVYLVDVPGYGYARVSKQARAQWQTQLQDYFYERENLELVLLLIDFRHEPTKDDRAMKKFLEESGVPFFIIATKADKVKRNQWNKHLQRIKSSLDLVTVDQILPYSSLTKEGREEALDIIEGVLAGDFDHEE; this is encoded by the coding sequence ATGCTACAAGCGCAGAACATTGAATTCTTATTGTCCGCTGCACGTAAGGACCAGTATCCAGATCCGATCTTCAAAGAAATTGCTTTAGCAGGAAGATCTAATGTCGGAAAATCGAGTTTTATTAATACCATGACCCACCACAAGAAAATGGCGCGCACTTCCTCTAAACCGGGGAAGACCCAGCAATTAAATTATTATGTATGGGATAAGCAAGTTTATTTAGTGGATGTACCAGGCTATGGTTATGCCAGGGTCTCTAAACAGGCAAGAGCCCAATGGCAAACGCAATTACAGGATTACTTTTATGAACGAGAAAACTTAGAATTAGTGCTCTTGTTAATTGATTTTCGGCATGAGCCGACAAAAGATGATCGAGCTATGAAAAAATTTTTAGAGGAAAGCGGTGTGCCTTTCTTTATTATTGCAACGAAAGCAGATAAGGTGAAAAGAAATCAATGGAACAAACACTTGCAAAGAATTAAATCTAGTTTAGACTTAGTGACCGTTGATCAAATTTTACCTTATTCTTCTCTCACCAAAGAAGGTAGAGAAGAAGCTTTGGATATCATAGAAGGCGTTTTGGCAGGCGACTTTGATCATGAGGAATAA
- a CDS encoding aspartate kinase: protein MKVVKFGGSSLANARQLEKVKNIMASDPTRRIAVVSAPGKRFDSDTKVTDLLIELASQCLNGSADTLQTFKEIIERYASIAEELSIEEPIIEEITRSLSELLDMDKSVPGYFIDAVKASGEDNNAKLIAAYFRKAGLKARYINPKEAGLILSDEPGQAKVLAESYLNLYALRNYEEILVFPGFFGYTRKGRLVTFSRGGSDITGAIVANGVEAAMYENFTDVDNIFVANPKIVQNPVGISHLTYREMRELSYAGFSVLHDEALYPAFAEGIPVVVKNTNNPSAPGTVICEERPEGSDPFAITGIASQKGFASIYISKYMMNREVGFVRRVLSVFESFNLSIEHVVSGIDDIDVIFKEDQLSGNEIEHLLSEIKHQTAADQVVKCDNLCLLMVVGESMKSQVGITAKIASALSKASINLEMINQGSSENSLMFGIKEDQEEYAVRAVYNAFFQEDPR from the coding sequence ATGAAAGTAGTAAAATTCGGTGGGAGTTCCTTAGCCAATGCAAGGCAACTCGAAAAAGTGAAAAATATTATGGCAAGTGACCCGACACGGCGTATTGCTGTTGTTTCAGCCCCTGGAAAAAGGTTTGATTCGGATACAAAGGTCACGGACCTTCTGATAGAGTTAGCATCGCAATGTTTGAATGGCTCTGCGGATACCTTGCAAACCTTCAAAGAAATTATTGAACGGTATGCTTCGATAGCAGAAGAATTATCTATAGAAGAACCCATTATTGAAGAAATTACCCGTTCGTTAAGTGAACTTTTAGATATGGATAAATCTGTACCGGGTTACTTTATTGATGCGGTGAAGGCGAGTGGGGAAGACAATAATGCGAAATTGATCGCTGCTTATTTTCGGAAGGCAGGACTAAAAGCGCGTTACATTAATCCAAAGGAAGCCGGCTTGATTTTAAGTGATGAACCTGGTCAAGCTAAAGTTTTAGCAGAATCTTACTTAAATTTATATGCTTTGAGAAATTATGAAGAGATTCTCGTTTTTCCAGGCTTTTTCGGGTATACTAGAAAAGGAAGACTGGTGACGTTTTCAAGGGGTGGCAGTGATATTACGGGAGCGATTGTAGCCAACGGTGTAGAGGCTGCCATGTATGAAAATTTTACAGATGTGGATAATATTTTTGTTGCTAATCCTAAAATTGTTCAAAATCCGGTGGGAATTAGTCATCTCACTTATCGTGAAATGCGTGAACTTTCTTATGCAGGATTTAGTGTCTTACATGATGAAGCGCTCTATCCAGCCTTTGCGGAGGGAATTCCTGTTGTCGTAAAGAATACCAATAACCCATCAGCGCCGGGAACCGTTATTTGCGAAGAACGGCCTGAAGGAAGCGATCCCTTTGCGATTACAGGGATTGCCAGTCAGAAAGGATTCGCTTCTATTTATATTTCAAAATATATGATGAATAGAGAAGTGGGTTTTGTTCGGCGTGTTTTATCTGTGTTTGAGAGCTTCAACTTGTCTATTGAACATGTGGTTTCTGGGATTGATGATATTGATGTTATCTTTAAGGAAGATCAACTTTCGGGAAATGAGATTGAACACCTCCTGTCAGAGATCAAGCATCAAACGGCGGCAGATCAAGTGGTAAAGTGTGATAACCTTTGCCTACTGATGGTAGTAGGAGAAAGTATGAAGTCTCAAGTTGGGATTACAGCTAAAATTGCTTCTGCATTAAGTAAAGCTTCCATTAACTTAGAAATGATTAACCAAGGATCTAGTGAAAATTCGTTAATGTTTGGCATTAAAGAAGATCAAGAAGAGTACGCTGTGCGTGCGGTTTATAATGCTTTTTTTCAAGAAGATCCTAGATAG
- a CDS encoding CRISPR-associated helicase/endonuclease Cas3: MEAVKAAWAKKRIDSSGQFKWLSLYDHLRDTRGIAGLIWEHWLSSGQKDYLLKNSQADDEDQIKRLYLFLAGIHDLGKLLPAFLIQEGYNSSADLKNLLLDKLEAVGFSGISELKLQFRGKTPHALAGQYLLQSYEKNGIDEGLASIIGAHHGRPAEVANEVAAQKHYVANYFQTEDENSPLYQKWTQAREEVIQWVLKETEFESLKTLPTLTQPGQVLMSGLVIMADWIASNEDYFPLLSVDQEEVLDEGKRIINGFQKWYKTQPWCPSLIESSNLFWKRFHFDSPNMIQSKLAELVNTSLDPGIFILEAPMGIGKTEAALLASELLAAKKGVGGIFFGLPTQATSNGIFPRIESWLESIVKDSEYTLGLRLLHGKASLNKDFDHLKQEALVYEEGAKVTVNEWFEGRKKAILDDFVVGTIDQFLLASLKQKHLALRHLGLSKKVLILDEIHACDAYMSVYLKRALRWMGAYDVPVILLSATLQSSRREAFIKSYLNGKKGASKQKITMDLPQKDVYPLITYSDGLCAKQFSNFELKESKKVIVKKIAEEDFIEIVIQLIKNEGVVGLIVNTVKRAQELGEIFQEKLGEDKVEVFHSRFIASQRIKKEDQLLQLIGKKAKRPKHKLIIGTQVIEQSLDINFDVLISDLAPMDSLLQRVGRLHRHDIEYPKAYQQAVLYVVGIDSEFKFSDSSEKVYGDYLLAKTQLALPDQLQLPQDISPLIQKVYSGLSENEQKNDLLRSLKQKYDKEIKDKDSKAQQYLLNKPIYQCKRDLSNTLIGLIKNEDSSQEEGTEFQREIKACAQVRDSLPTIEVIALKKIGTGYGLFGSSEDLSNQIDNNQVAKIIAQQTLNLPSFFAKGRLADTIIKELEEYRCQYLTNWKDQVWLKSSLALVFDEENHYQLGNYKLTYDWNLGLMWERM; the protein is encoded by the coding sequence ATGGAAGCTGTAAAAGCTGCTTGGGCTAAGAAAAGGATCGATTCTTCAGGACAATTTAAATGGCTGTCGCTTTATGATCATTTACGTGATACCAGAGGAATTGCTGGCTTAATTTGGGAACACTGGCTTAGCTCAGGGCAAAAGGATTATTTGCTAAAAAACAGTCAAGCAGATGACGAAGATCAGATTAAACGTTTGTATTTATTTTTAGCGGGTATTCATGATCTGGGAAAATTGTTGCCTGCTTTCCTTATTCAAGAAGGCTATAATTCTTCTGCTGATTTAAAGAATTTGTTGTTAGATAAGTTAGAAGCTGTGGGCTTTAGTGGGATTAGTGAGTTGAAATTACAGTTTCGAGGAAAGACCCCTCATGCACTCGCTGGTCAGTATCTATTACAAAGTTATGAGAAGAATGGGATAGATGAAGGATTAGCGTCCATTATAGGTGCTCACCATGGTAGACCAGCTGAGGTTGCTAATGAAGTTGCGGCTCAAAAGCACTATGTTGCCAATTATTTTCAAACTGAGGATGAAAATAGTCCTCTTTATCAGAAATGGACTCAAGCGCGTGAAGAAGTCATTCAGTGGGTACTTAAAGAAACAGAATTTGAATCATTAAAAACTTTGCCGACTCTCACTCAACCCGGACAAGTCCTGATGTCTGGCTTAGTGATTATGGCTGATTGGATTGCTAGTAATGAAGATTATTTTCCTTTGTTATCAGTAGATCAGGAGGAAGTTTTAGACGAGGGAAAAAGGATTATAAATGGATTTCAAAAGTGGTATAAAACTCAGCCATGGTGTCCAAGTTTGATAGAATCAAGCAACTTATTTTGGAAGCGGTTTCACTTTGATAGTCCAAACATGATTCAGAGTAAGCTAGCAGAATTGGTGAATACGAGTTTAGATCCTGGAATTTTTATTTTAGAAGCGCCAATGGGAATTGGCAAGACGGAGGCAGCTCTTTTAGCGAGTGAGTTATTAGCGGCTAAGAAGGGGGTTGGTGGTATTTTCTTTGGATTACCAACGCAAGCTACTTCTAATGGGATTTTTCCTCGTATTGAATCTTGGTTGGAAAGTATTGTGAAAGACAGTGAGTATACTTTAGGTTTGCGTTTACTGCATGGAAAGGCGAGTTTGAATAAGGATTTTGATCACTTGAAACAGGAAGCACTTGTCTATGAAGAAGGTGCCAAAGTTACTGTCAATGAATGGTTTGAAGGGCGCAAGAAGGCGATTTTGGATGATTTTGTTGTTGGAACAATTGATCAATTTTTACTAGCCAGTTTAAAACAAAAACACCTTGCCCTCAGACACCTTGGTTTGAGTAAAAAGGTTTTAATTCTCGATGAGATTCACGCATGTGATGCTTATATGTCAGTGTATCTTAAGAGAGCTTTGAGGTGGATGGGCGCGTATGATGTCCCAGTAATTTTGCTATCGGCGACTTTGCAAAGTTCACGGCGCGAAGCATTTATAAAAAGTTATCTGAATGGAAAAAAAGGAGCTAGTAAACAAAAGATAACGATGGATTTACCTCAAAAAGATGTCTATCCCTTAATTACTTATAGTGACGGCCTCTGTGCGAAGCAATTTAGTAACTTTGAATTAAAGGAGTCAAAAAAAGTTATCGTTAAAAAAATTGCAGAAGAAGATTTCATTGAAATAGTTATTCAGTTGATAAAAAATGAAGGGGTGGTTGGTTTAATTGTAAATACTGTAAAACGTGCTCAAGAATTAGGTGAAATTTTTCAGGAAAAATTAGGAGAGGATAAGGTTGAAGTTTTCCATTCGCGTTTTATTGCAAGTCAACGAATAAAAAAAGAAGATCAGTTACTTCAGTTGATTGGCAAAAAAGCTAAGCGTCCTAAGCATAAATTGATTATCGGCACGCAAGTCATTGAACAATCCTTGGATATAAATTTTGATGTTCTGATAAGTGACTTAGCTCCTATGGATAGTTTATTGCAACGGGTGGGTCGATTACATCGTCATGACATTGAGTATCCCAAAGCATATCAACAAGCTGTTTTGTATGTGGTTGGGATAGATTCAGAATTTAAATTTTCTGATAGCTCAGAAAAGGTATATGGAGATTATCTTTTGGCTAAGACACAACTCGCTTTGCCTGATCAATTGCAATTACCTCAAGATATTTCGCCCCTGATTCAGAAAGTTTATTCTGGTTTATCTGAAAACGAACAGAAAAATGATTTATTGCGGAGCTTAAAGCAGAAATATGATAAAGAGATAAAAGATAAAGATTCTAAAGCTCAGCAGTATTTGCTAAATAAGCCAATTTATCAATGCAAACGAGATCTAAGCAATACTTTGATTGGTTTAATCAAGAATGAAGATTCTTCTCAAGAAGAAGGGACCGAGTTTCAAAGAGAAATTAAAGCCTGTGCGCAAGTCAGAGATTCTTTGCCAACTATTGAAGTCATTGCACTAAAAAAAATAGGAACAGGTTATGGTTTATTTGGTAGTAGTGAAGATTTGTCCAATCAAATTGATAATAATCAAGTGGCTAAAATTATTGCCCAACAAACTTTAAATTTACCGAGCTTTTTTGCGAAAGGAAGGTTGGCTGATACTATAATTAAAGAATTAGAAGAATATAGGTGTCAATATTTAACAAATTGGAAAGATCAGGTCTGGTTAAAGAGTAGTCTAGCTCTTGTTTTTGATGAAGAGAATCATTATCAATTAGGAAATTATAAACTGACGTATGATTGGAATTTAGGTTTAATGTGGGAAAGGATGTGA
- the casB gene encoding type I-E CRISPR-associated protein Cse2/CasB — MDEKNNKATVYSVTQKVLFKLEQSLETSHGKAMLAKLRHSVGKSIGESVEIWPLLFSEFPETFLSKDGQATKEELAIITALQFYALHQQGKSGSVNFKASHAYENLGCSLSALRNNEDNTAVDRRFNVLITSTTIEEFIYHLRQMITLLKSKAKTTKIDYAKLAEDIFYFQLGYAENVRLRWGQEYYRYKGEENHEQ; from the coding sequence ATGGACGAGAAGAATAACAAGGCAACGGTTTATAGTGTTACTCAAAAAGTTCTATTTAAATTAGAACAAAGTCTAGAGACAAGTCATGGAAAAGCTATGTTAGCTAAATTAAGACATTCAGTGGGGAAATCTATTGGTGAGAGTGTCGAAATATGGCCACTCTTATTTAGTGAATTCCCAGAAACTTTTTTGAGTAAAGATGGCCAAGCGACAAAGGAAGAATTGGCGATCATTACGGCATTACAATTCTATGCTTTACATCAACAAGGAAAAAGTGGAAGCGTTAATTTTAAAGCCAGCCATGCCTATGAAAATTTAGGGTGTTCTTTGAGTGCTTTAAGGAATAATGAAGACAATACAGCGGTTGATCGAAGGTTTAATGTTCTTATAACGTCAACGACAATTGAAGAATTTATTTATCATTTAAGGCAAATGATTACTTTATTAAAGAGCAAAGCTAAAACTACAAAAATTGATTATGCTAAATTAGCTGAAGATATCTTTTATTTTCAATTAGGGTATGCTGAAAATGTTAGATTACGCTGGGGTCAGGAATATTATCGCTACAAAGGAGAAGAAAATCATGAACAATAA
- a CDS encoding type I-E CRISPR-associated protein Cse1/CasA yields MSRFNLIDEPWIAVTVDGRGSSRLVSLNDLFSHAEEYVDLAGDSRPQDFAILRMLLAILQTHFSRVDESGRVYEELEVNNDQQVISDLDEDDKDDYLDNLYETWQIIWQSGRFPTTILDYLSHWHDRFYLFDDKYPFYQVTKDVISEEKLNNKSATSISGKNINRLVSESENKLSLFSPKTTNYKAKLTEAEVARWLLTYQGYTGVADKASFGKEKYKKVSKGWLFDLGGIYLKGHNLFETLWLNCALKHPNKKYQGNSAHPCWEVDSQSLIDKYLEFNSKGERGKVVTDLADLYTNWSRAIYMDPLIDLSQDFMFEVVKLPEIEHQDNFLELMTLWRKNKKDPNKGYSTPRKHLPDQALWRSFGILTGSYQKLDEPNSNYHPCPGIIAWMCEIQEDIDKAKIILQATSMKYDNNPCSRNPVDEICDQLVLNEQLLTDNEGWSVYITNCVEKTNRIITGTYRNFLLDIKTIRGQNSNAWIDQELEQIYFLVDRSFKVWIREIDPEKDSREEKAKIWFDSLQKLLNDQVKRFVENATYRDCLGIKPKDNKNKKGDKVLNVFIAYNKFNYWLKQNLGK; encoded by the coding sequence GTGAGTCGCTTTAATTTAATTGATGAACCTTGGATAGCAGTTACTGTTGATGGGCGTGGAAGTAGCCGTTTAGTTTCCTTAAATGATCTTTTTAGTCACGCGGAAGAGTATGTGGATTTAGCAGGTGATAGCAGACCTCAAGATTTTGCAATTTTAAGGATGCTATTAGCTATTTTGCAGACTCATTTTTCGCGAGTAGATGAGAGCGGTCGGGTATACGAAGAATTAGAAGTAAATAACGATCAGCAAGTCATTTCTGATCTTGATGAGGATGACAAGGATGATTATTTAGATAATTTATATGAAACATGGCAAATAATTTGGCAATCTGGGCGATTTCCGACGACAATTTTAGACTATTTAAGTCATTGGCATGATCGTTTCTATTTGTTCGATGATAAGTATCCCTTCTATCAAGTAACGAAGGATGTGATAAGCGAAGAGAAGCTTAACAATAAATCAGCCACTAGTATTTCGGGTAAGAATATTAATCGGTTAGTTTCTGAGAGTGAAAATAAGTTATCCTTATTCTCACCCAAGACAACAAACTATAAAGCGAAATTGACAGAAGCTGAAGTCGCTCGATGGTTGCTTACCTATCAAGGTTACACAGGTGTAGCAGATAAAGCTAGTTTTGGAAAAGAAAAGTATAAAAAAGTATCGAAGGGTTGGCTTTTTGATTTAGGCGGCATCTATCTTAAAGGGCATAATTTATTTGAAACTTTATGGCTCAATTGTGCCCTGAAACATCCCAATAAGAAGTATCAAGGAAATTCAGCCCATCCATGCTGGGAAGTAGATTCTCAGAGTTTAATTGACAAATATTTAGAGTTTAATAGTAAGGGAGAGAGGGGAAAAGTCGTTACGGATTTGGCGGACCTATATACCAACTGGAGTCGAGCAATTTATATGGATCCGTTAATCGATTTAAGCCAAGATTTCATGTTTGAAGTGGTTAAACTTCCTGAAATTGAGCATCAAGATAATTTTTTAGAATTGATGACGTTATGGAGAAAAAATAAAAAAGATCCGAATAAAGGTTATAGCACTCCTAGAAAACATTTACCTGATCAAGCTTTGTGGCGATCTTTTGGAATACTAACTGGGAGTTATCAAAAGTTAGATGAACCGAATTCTAATTATCATCCTTGCCCAGGAATTATTGCTTGGATGTGCGAAATTCAAGAGGATATCGATAAAGCTAAGATTATTTTACAGGCAACTAGTATGAAATATGATAATAATCCATGCTCTCGAAATCCTGTTGATGAAATTTGTGATCAATTAGTTTTAAATGAGCAGTTATTAACTGATAATGAAGGTTGGTCTGTTTATATTACTAATTGTGTTGAGAAAACGAATAGAATCATTACGGGGACTTATCGAAACTTTCTTTTGGATATTAAAACTATTCGAGGCCAAAATTCAAATGCTTGGATAGATCAAGAATTAGAACAGATCTACTTTTTGGTTGATCGTTCATTCAAAGTTTGGATCAGGGAGATTGATCCGGAGAAGGACAGTAGAGAAGAAAAGGCAAAAATTTGGTTTGACAGTTTGCAAAAACTTTTGAATGATCAGGTAAAACGATTTGTTGAAAATGCTACTTATCGTGATTGTTTAGGAATTAAACCGAAAGATAATAAAAATAAGAAGGGAGATAAAGTTTTAAATGTTTTTATAGCTTATAATAAGTTTAATTATTGGCTAAAACAAAACTTAGGAAAGTAG
- the dnaG gene encoding DNA primase, protein MPYIPNEVVDRIRHEVNIIDIISQYVDLQKRGKNYFGKCPFHDERTPSFTVEANKQFYKCFSCGRGGNVFNFLMELEGFSFPRAVEEVSRRGHVTVDFDFSTIHESNKSHYNEKDKELLKVHEALKDLYHYLLMNTKAGEAGLNYLKERGLSLETLENYQIGWSPVDNAMSYQHLLNKGFSEESIEGSGVFVGPPQKRRDRFAGRIVFPLMNVFGDVVGFSGRILPKKSEESDELSVAKYLNSPETSIFKKGHFLFNLNFAKEEVRRQKQLILFEGFMDVIHAAEAGVKYGVASLGTSLTDDQIQLLYRYTKQMTIAYDGDAPGQKATLRAIHNIQSISPSQSLKVLIFPSGLDPDEFIKKYGSQRFQEFVSEDSLTPIRFYRYFYRQKFSLTLDEGKLKYIQALLPEISRLNSAIEQDISLQEVSEDTGVSKETLKNQLALIHKKATKQAVFASPKRELKQADFPNIKTYSPLERFEMQLLHRLLNCPQSWFLLQSRQEDFHFQTPLMETCYQLLKIYRENVGEVIDSGNFYQSLQGDEERRLIVDIQSLHLPEDCSEQEMNDLIYQIDTKSYYHRQIEHLNQAIEEAKVVNDLARINHLNQERVNLLRQLKMKNKNGR, encoded by the coding sequence ATGCCTTATATTCCTAATGAAGTGGTGGATCGTATTCGTCATGAAGTGAATATTATTGATATTATTAGTCAATATGTTGACTTGCAGAAACGTGGGAAAAATTATTTTGGTAAATGTCCCTTTCATGATGAGCGGACACCTTCCTTCACCGTTGAAGCGAATAAGCAATTCTATAAATGTTTCTCGTGCGGTCGAGGAGGAAATGTATTCAATTTTCTAATGGAATTAGAAGGCTTCAGCTTCCCCAGAGCAGTCGAAGAAGTAAGTCGAAGAGGTCATGTTACTGTGGATTTTGACTTTTCAACGATTCATGAATCGAATAAGAGTCATTATAATGAAAAAGACAAAGAACTTCTTAAAGTTCACGAAGCTCTGAAAGATTTGTATCATTACTTGTTGATGAATACCAAGGCTGGAGAAGCGGGATTGAATTATTTGAAAGAGCGCGGATTAAGTTTAGAAACGCTTGAAAATTATCAAATCGGATGGTCTCCTGTGGATAACGCTATGTCTTATCAGCATTTATTGAATAAGGGCTTTTCAGAAGAAAGTATTGAAGGCAGTGGGGTTTTTGTAGGACCTCCTCAAAAAAGACGAGACCGTTTTGCTGGACGGATTGTTTTTCCATTGATGAATGTATTCGGAGATGTTGTAGGATTTTCTGGTCGAATTTTACCGAAGAAATCGGAAGAAAGTGATGAACTCTCCGTTGCCAAATATTTAAATAGTCCAGAAACTTCTATATTTAAGAAAGGACATTTTCTTTTCAACTTGAATTTTGCCAAGGAAGAGGTCAGACGACAGAAACAGCTGATTCTTTTTGAAGGATTTATGGATGTTATTCACGCTGCGGAAGCGGGAGTAAAGTATGGCGTCGCCTCTTTAGGAACGAGTTTGACAGATGATCAGATTCAACTTCTTTATCGGTATACAAAACAAATGACTATTGCTTATGATGGAGATGCTCCAGGTCAAAAGGCAACACTTCGGGCGATTCATAATATTCAATCCATCAGTCCAAGTCAAAGCCTCAAAGTTTTGATTTTTCCTTCAGGGTTGGATCCCGATGAATTTATTAAAAAGTATGGATCTCAGCGTTTTCAAGAATTTGTATCTGAAGATTCTTTGACGCCGATTCGTTTCTATCGTTATTTTTATCGGCAAAAGTTTTCATTGACATTGGATGAAGGAAAATTGAAATATATTCAAGCCCTTCTTCCTGAAATTAGTCGTTTAAATTCAGCGATTGAGCAAGATATTTCTTTGCAGGAAGTCAGTGAAGATACCGGTGTCTCCAAGGAAACCTTAAAAAATCAGCTGGCTCTCATTCACAAAAAAGCCACTAAGCAGGCGGTCTTTGCTTCGCCCAAGAGAGAATTGAAGCAGGCGGATTTTCCAAATATAAAAACTTATTCTCCCTTGGAAAGGTTTGAAATGCAGTTATTACATCGACTCTTGAATTGTCCTCAGAGCTGGTTTTTGTTACAATCCAGACAAGAAGACTTTCATTTTCAAACGCCACTCATGGAAACTTGTTATCAATTATTGAAAATTTATCGGGAAAATGTAGGAGAAGTGATAGACAGTGGTAACTTTTATCAAAGTCTACAAGGAGACGAAGAGAGACGACTCATTGTAGATATTCAATCGCTTCATCTTCCAGAAGATTGCAGTGAACAAGAAATGAATGATTTGATTTATCAAATTGATACGAAATCTTATTACCATCGCCAGATCGAGCATTTAAATCAAGCTATTGAAGAAGCAAAAGTAGTCAACGATTTAGCTAGAATTAATCATTTAAACCAAGAACGTGTGAACCTTTTACGTCAACTAAAAATGAAAAATAAAAATGGGAGATGA
- the rpoD gene encoding RNA polymerase sigma factor RpoD, with protein MNEKRILGSILYTELSDKIAQPYALDDKQIDQLIEKFEDSGIAVVDKDGDPTDRQLQKETETLFLDQQEKSSTDRSDDYEEDSYEEDEEETESRSLASSRAKTNDPVRMYLKEIGRVDLLTAEQEVELAKRIEEGDPIAKQELAEANLRLVVSIAKRYVGRGMSFLDLIQEGNMGLMKAVEKFDYKKGFKFSTYATWWIRQAITRSIADQARTIRIPVHMVETINKLVRIQRQLLQDLGREPTPEEIGAEMDLPTEKVRNIMKISQEPVSLETPIGEEDDSHLGDFIEDSEAMRPDEYTNQELLKEQLNEVLDTLTDREENVLRLRFGLEDGQTKTLEQVGQQFGVTRERIRQIEAKALRKLRHPSRLKQLKDFLED; from the coding sequence ATGAATGAAAAACGGATCCTTGGCTCCATTTTATATACAGAACTGAGTGATAAGATTGCTCAACCTTATGCTTTAGACGATAAGCAAATTGATCAACTGATTGAAAAATTTGAAGATTCGGGGATAGCTGTCGTAGATAAAGACGGAGATCCAACCGACCGCCAATTACAAAAAGAAACAGAAACTCTGTTTTTGGATCAGCAAGAAAAATCATCTACCGATCGTTCAGACGATTATGAAGAAGACAGCTATGAAGAAGACGAAGAAGAAACAGAAAGTCGTTCCTTAGCTTCCTCACGCGCTAAAACCAATGACCCAGTGCGGATGTACTTGAAGGAAATTGGGCGCGTTGATCTTTTGACGGCAGAACAGGAAGTAGAATTGGCTAAGAGAATTGAAGAAGGGGATCCGATTGCTAAGCAAGAATTAGCAGAAGCGAACCTTCGCTTAGTGGTTTCTATTGCTAAACGCTATGTCGGACGTGGCATGTCTTTCTTAGATTTAATCCAAGAAGGGAATATGGGTTTGATGAAAGCTGTTGAAAAATTCGATTATAAGAAAGGCTTTAAGTTTTCAACTTACGCCACTTGGTGGATTCGCCAAGCAATTACACGTTCTATTGCGGATCAAGCGCGGACCATTCGTATCCCTGTGCATATGGTTGAAACGATCAATAAGTTGGTTCGTATTCAACGGCAATTACTTCAAGATTTAGGACGAGAACCTACACCAGAAGAAATTGGAGCAGAGATGGATCTTCCAACTGAAAAGGTAAGAAACATCATGAAGATTTCTCAAGAACCTGTTTCTCTAGAGACTCCTATTGGGGAAGAAGATGATTCTCACTTAGGAGATTTTATTGAAGATAGCGAAGCCATGCGTCCAGACGAATATACCAATCAAGAATTACTCAAAGAACAATTAAATGAAGTTCTAGATACTTTGACAGACCGTGAAGAAAATGTTCTCCGTTTACGTTTCGGTCTAGAAGATGGCCAAACCAAAACCTTGGAACAAGTCGGTCAACAATTTGGGGTTACTCGAGAACGTATCCGTCAAATTGAAGCCAAAGCTTTGCGGAAGTTACGTCATCCAAGTCGTCTCAAACAACTCAAAGACTTCTTGGAAGATTAA